In Phyllostomus discolor isolate MPI-MPIP mPhyDis1 chromosome 2, mPhyDis1.pri.v3, whole genome shotgun sequence, the following are encoded in one genomic region:
- the WASHC1 gene encoding WASH complex subunit 1 isoform X1, producing the protein MTPVRTQHLLAGQTYTVPLIQPDLRREEAIQQIADALQYLQKVSGDIFSRISQRVELSRSQLQTIRERVSLAQAKIEKIKGSKKAIKVFSSAKYPAPEHLQEYSSIFMGAQDFGLQRRPRHRIQSKHRPLDERALQEKLKYFPVCVNTKVEPEDEAEEGLGGLPSNINSVSSLLLFNTTENLYKKYVFLDPLAGAITKTHVMLGAETEEKLFDAPLSISKREQLEQQLPENYFCVPDLGQVRENEGPCQLPDLPGIADVLRCRAALGPGIAPSAPGTIPELPASPQRWLSLSDLEDGVLTAPPPPPPPPPPPPAPAVLVSAPSPPPQTLASPGHDAQEVDSSSSPPVQGAPKEVADLSSGQAPLLQSIHQAGGTCKAKLCSVREGKADKKKEKEQE; encoded by the exons ATGACTCCTGTGAGGACCCAGCACTTGTTGGCAGGTCAGACCTACACAGTGCCCCTCATCCAGCCAGACCTTCGGCGAGAGGAGGCCATCCAGCAGATAGCAGATGCCCTGCAGTACCTACAGAAGGTCTCCGGAGACATCTTTAGCAG GATCTCCCAGCGAGTAGAGCTGAGCCGGAGCCAGCTGCAGACCATTAGGGAGAGGGTCTCCTTGGCCCAGGCCAAGATTGAGAAGATCAAGGGCAGCAAGAAGGCCATCAAG GTGTTCTCCAGTGCCAAGTACCCAGCTCCCGAGCACCTGCAGGAGTACAGTTCCATCTTCATGGGTGCCCAGGACTTTGGCCTGCAGAGACGCCCCCGCCACAGAATCCAGAGCAAGCACCGCCCCCTGGATGAGCGGGCCCTGCAG GAGAAGCTGAAATACTTCCCTGTGTGTGTGAACACCAAGGTGGAACCTGAGGATGAGGCCGAGGAAGGGCTTGGGGGTCTTCCCAGCAACATCAACTCTGTCAGCTCCTTGCTGCTCTTCAATACCACCGAGAACCT GTACAAAAAGTATGTCTTCCTGGACCCCCTGGCTGGTGCTATAACAAAGACCCATGTGATGCTGGGTGCAGAGACAGAGGAGAAGCTATTCGATGCCCCTTTGTCCATCAGCAAAAGAGAGCAGCTGGAGCAACAG TTACCGGAGAACTACTTTTGCGTGCCTGACCTGGGCCAAGTGCGTGAGAATGAGGGGCCCTGCCAGCTTCCTGACCTGCCAGGCATCGCTGATGTCCTCAGGTGCAGAGCAGCTCTGGGCCCTGGCAttgccccctctgccccaggcaccATTCCAGAGCTGCCTGCCTCCCCACAGAGGTGGCTGAGCC TTTCAGACCTAGAAGATGGGGTGCTAAcagcacccccaccaccaccaccgccgccgCCACCTCCCCCGGCTCCAGCAGTGCTGGTCAgtgctccctcacccccaccacagACCTTGGCCTCTCCAGGTCACGATGCCCAGGAGGTTGACAGCAGCTCTTCTCCtccag TCCAGGGAGCTCCCAAGGAAGTGGCGGACCTCTCCAGTGGCCAGGCCCCTCTGTTGCAGTCCATCCACCAGGCTGGGGGCACCTGCAAGGCCAAGCTCTGCAGCGTCAGGGAGGGCAAGGCggataagaagaaagagaaggagcaggagtAA
- the WASHC1 gene encoding WASH complex subunit 1 isoform X2, translating into MTPVRTQHLLAGQTYTVPLIQPDLRREEAIQQIADALQYLQKVSGDIFSRISQRVELSRSQLQTIRERVSLAQAKIEKIKGSKKAIKVFSSAKYPAPEHLQEYSSIFMGAQDFGLQRRPRHRIQSKHRPLDERALQEKLKYFPVCVNTKVEPEDEAEEGLGGLPSNINSVSSLLLFNTTENLYKKYVFLDPLAGAITKTHVMLGAETEEKLFDAPLSISKREQLEQQLPENYFCVPDLGQVRENEGPCQLPDLPGIADVLRCRAALGPGIAPSAPGTIPELPASPQRWLSLSDLEDGVLTAPPPPPPPPPPPPAPAVLVSAPSPPPQTLASPGHDAQEVDSSSSPPGRSSSPGSSQGSGGPLQWPGPSVAVHPPGWGHLQGQALQRQGGQGG; encoded by the exons ATGACTCCTGTGAGGACCCAGCACTTGTTGGCAGGTCAGACCTACACAGTGCCCCTCATCCAGCCAGACCTTCGGCGAGAGGAGGCCATCCAGCAGATAGCAGATGCCCTGCAGTACCTACAGAAGGTCTCCGGAGACATCTTTAGCAG GATCTCCCAGCGAGTAGAGCTGAGCCGGAGCCAGCTGCAGACCATTAGGGAGAGGGTCTCCTTGGCCCAGGCCAAGATTGAGAAGATCAAGGGCAGCAAGAAGGCCATCAAG GTGTTCTCCAGTGCCAAGTACCCAGCTCCCGAGCACCTGCAGGAGTACAGTTCCATCTTCATGGGTGCCCAGGACTTTGGCCTGCAGAGACGCCCCCGCCACAGAATCCAGAGCAAGCACCGCCCCCTGGATGAGCGGGCCCTGCAG GAGAAGCTGAAATACTTCCCTGTGTGTGTGAACACCAAGGTGGAACCTGAGGATGAGGCCGAGGAAGGGCTTGGGGGTCTTCCCAGCAACATCAACTCTGTCAGCTCCTTGCTGCTCTTCAATACCACCGAGAACCT GTACAAAAAGTATGTCTTCCTGGACCCCCTGGCTGGTGCTATAACAAAGACCCATGTGATGCTGGGTGCAGAGACAGAGGAGAAGCTATTCGATGCCCCTTTGTCCATCAGCAAAAGAGAGCAGCTGGAGCAACAG TTACCGGAGAACTACTTTTGCGTGCCTGACCTGGGCCAAGTGCGTGAGAATGAGGGGCCCTGCCAGCTTCCTGACCTGCCAGGCATCGCTGATGTCCTCAGGTGCAGAGCAGCTCTGGGCCCTGGCAttgccccctctgccccaggcaccATTCCAGAGCTGCCTGCCTCCCCACAGAGGTGGCTGAGCC TTTCAGACCTAGAAGATGGGGTGCTAAcagcacccccaccaccaccaccgccgccgCCACCTCCCCCGGCTCCAGCAGTGCTGGTCAgtgctccctcacccccaccacagACCTTGGCCTCTCCAGGTCACGATGCCCAGGAGGTTGACAGCAGCTCTTCTCCtccaggcaggagcag TAGTCCAGGGAGCTCCCAAGGAAGTGGCGGACCTCTCCAGTGGCCAGGCCCCTCTGTTGCAGTCCATCCACCAGGCTGGGGGCACCTGCAAGGCCAAGCTCTGCAGCGTCAGGGAGGGCAAGGCggataa